In the genome of Oncorhynchus nerka isolate Pitt River linkage group LG4, Oner_Uvic_2.0, whole genome shotgun sequence, the window CCAAACCCTCCAGGTACCAGGATGccactgtggagggagggaaacacCATTATCATGAACAGTCACAATATTGACCCTGTTCTCTACCAGTCCAACTGACCCCCCGTGATGCCATATCTCAGTGTTTCTCCCCGTATCCCCCCCAGCCACTTCTACTTAATTGATGTATTTAAGTTCAGGCATACCCTATTCAACTGGATGAATCAGCTGTGCTGGTACTGGACTACCGTACATAAAATAAGTAGAACTGTCTGGGGGTACAAGAAGAGGATTGGAGAACAATACCATAAAAGATGCCACATCCCACCGCTAGACCTTCTACCCCGGACCCTACCATACTTACTCAGCACTGCAGAGTTTTTGCCACGCCTCATGGTACTTCACAGGCTCCTCCTTCAGTGTGTTTGGCTCCAGGTCTGCTGAGTCAATATACTGAGAAAAAAAAAATAgacgaggggagggggagacatgaGAATGGGTTGCTATTGACCTGATCGGATGTAGCTTATCCAATACATGTCAAACGATTTTACGGAGTTaaagttcatagaaggaaatcagtcaatttaaatcaaattaattcggccataatctatgaatttcacataactgggtaggggcacagccatgggtagGCATAGggtcacccactggggagccaggccaagccaatcagaattagttttccccCCACAAAAAGCTTTAAAGACAAAACACTCCTCAGCAGCCCCCccggtgaagaagccggatatggaggtcctggactggcgtggttacatgtggtctgcagttgaagccggttggatgtactgccaaattctctaaaacaacgttggaggcggcttatggtagagaaattacccttcaattctctggcaactgctctgttggacattccagctgtcagcatgccaattgcacgctccctcaaaacttgacatcTGTGATATTGGGTTGTGACAAAGTTTGTACATGTGTTTTAGCCTGGCTGTGTGCGTTTTACCTTGATATCCAGTTTGTGGCAGATGGCTAAGGCCGAGTGTTCTAGCGCTTTGATGACTGACGCGTAGGAGTCTGTGAACTTGGTGTATTTCCCCACCAGGGCTATAGAACACTGCTCTAGGAGCCTGTCTGACCTGGGATTCAAAAACACCACAGGCAAAGTTATATGCCGTGTTCAAAACTGAGACCTCTGAAATCTCCAACTTCAGtgttttcaagacaactgggaactcggaaactatgacctctttctagagctcccgACTTGAAGATAACCGCTGTCATGATTTGACCCcctttttcagagttcccagttggcTTAAAGCACCAATCATCTGAATACAGGTCACTCCATAGTGCTGCAATACAACAGGTGAGTAGGCAGAGCAATCAAACAGCATCATTACATACCTCGGTAATTCTTTATCCAGAGGTCAAACTCAAACTCGGTGGGTCTAAATATGGGCTGTTCAATTCTGGTCCTGGAGGGTCGACACACTTGTTTTTTGTTTCTACCTGGTAGTTAAttgcactcacctggtgtcccaggtctgaatcagTCCCTTATTAGGACCGACAATTAACAGcccagggcccggtttcccaaaagcatcttaatcACGGGAAACTGAGCCCTGGTCTAAATAATCGAGCACTACCAGTCCCAGAGACTGCCTGCCCGCATGCCTGTCAGACACACCCACCTGTCAGACATCTCCTTCCACTTAGTGAGCATCTTCCTGGGGCGTGTCTCTATAGGAAGGTCTAATCTCTGACAGAAGTAGCCCACCACCCCCTGGTTCTCCAGTAGCAGAGGCACTCTGTAGATGGACGAAACGTCTGCCACGCAGATcacctgggagaggaggggagaactaACACTCAGTCACAACTAGTGGTTCTTTATTCatctttccttgattcctcacaTCAACCAAGGGGAGATTTATTGGACCTTCTCTAATACAGTTGAGAAGGAAGTGACAAGGTAGGTTGTGAGGAATCACTGGGAAGATTTATTGAGCCAGTGTCATTTCATCCTAGTCTGACTGTACGGTCATGTCTTACCTGTTCAGGTTCTACATGACAGAACATGGAGATCTTCTCTTTAACAGAGTTCTCCAGGGAAGTGGAGCAGCGACACATGATCTGGAGGGAattgacaacaaacacaattagcTAACAGACAATCCTTGCACTAAATGTACAAATGGACAGAAGTAGTTATGATGGCTTGCTAAGATTAGAAAAAACTTGGGTTCATTTAAACTCACCAGATCAGGAGACAGGCCGAGTCCTCTGAGCTCTCTGACACTGTTCTGAGTGGGTTTGGTCTTCTGCTCTCCTGTGGCACTGGGCTGTGGGACCAGGCTGACGTGGATGTTACAGAAGTTCTCCCTCTTCACCTTGAACTGGAACTGCCTGAAGGCTTCGATGAAAGGCATGCTCTCGATGTCTCCCACAGTGCCTCCTAGCTGCACACATGAAACAGACATACCGGGAAACACAATTACACAGGAATACAACTAGTAACTACCCAGCCTGAAATGGCTCCTCAAGTACATATGTCACACTATTATCAAACCAATAAAGGTTCTCTGGAAGTCATTGATCTACCAGTGTTAACCATAATATTTTACCTCGATGACACAGATCTGAGGCTCCACACCGTCATCGTCAACAGGTACTCTGGCCTGACGCATCACCCACTCTTGGATCGCATCAGTGATGTGGGGCACCACTGCAAGGATACACCAAACAGGGACAGTTAGTCTAGAGATGCAGAGAAAGTGACGAGAACTTGATAGCTCATATCCTTCCTTTTTGTCATTGGTTCTTCATAGGATATTGGACTGAGGTCAGAACTGCCATGTCACACAAGCTAAATCAAATGCACATCAACTATTCAACAAGGGTCTGAACTCCTGTatacccagtctctctcccagcaTGACTATCTTTCCCAGGTAGTCTCTTCTTCCTGTTGATGACAGATTGGTAGCTCTTCCTTTAACCCCTGTATATACACAGTTTCTACAAATCATCCCAGCCCTTGTCCCGCACTGTTAATCTTACCCTGTACGGTCTTTCCCAGGtagtctcctttcctctccttgttgatgacagactggtagatttTGCCGGTGGTCAGGTTGTTGTCTTTGGTCAGTCTGATGTCCAGGAACCTCTCATAGTTCCCCAGGTCCAGATCCACCTCACCCCCATCGTCCAGCACAAACACCTCAcctggagggagagcagagaaacAGCGTTAAAACACCTCACCTGGAAGAAGTCGAGTGGGATGGTTAAGACCCTAGCCAACACGCAAACATGTCACATAGACAAAGAGCGAGGGACAGGATTCTGTATATTTGAATAGGTGTTCATGTCTCCATCTGTATCGATGTTGatctagaccaggggtattaaactcttaccctatgaggtccagagcctgctggttcTCTGTTTGACCTGATAATTAATTACACACACCTGGAGCCCCATGtcaaaatcagtccctgattagaggggaggGGAACTGACttcaaggtccagagttgagtttgaggaaTCAAGACTATTGATGTTGAAGTACCCTTCTGTGTACACAGGACACCAACACACATTCCTAGTAACATTTATTGTATGGCAATAACATTTTCTGATTCTGACAACTGTGCTTGAGCAAAGAAAGTAATTCCATAACAAACAGAGAATAGTACTTAGGAGGCCTCATCATGGCATATAACTGCATTGACAGTGTCGTTTCAACCTATAATAGCATTTTCTTGTTTCATGACCCTGGACTCACCATTGTGAACCAGGTTACACAGCATACACACAAGACAGATCTTAAACATCACTATTTctataatacagaacatttcttGAACTCACCATGCTCGTACGGAGAGAAGGTCCCTGCATCTATGTTGATGTAGGGGTCAATCTTGATGGCAGTGACACGCAGACCACATGACTTGAGGATAGTTCCCACACTGGAGGCTATGATGCCCTTCCCGATGCCTGAGATGACACCACCAGTGACCAGGATGTACTTCATTGTGGCACTGGGTAGGAGACAATAATACGGATTAC includes:
- the LOC115128548 gene encoding CTP synthase 1-like: MKYILVTGGVISGIGKGIIASSVGTILKSCGLRVTAIKIDPYINIDAGTFSPYEHGEVFVLDDGGEVDLDLGNYERFLDIRLTKDNNLTTGKIYQSVINKERKGDYLGKTVQVVPHITDAIQEWVMRQARVPVDDDGVEPQICVIELGGTVGDIESMPFIEAFRQFQFKVKRENFCNIHVSLVPQPSATGEQKTKPTQNSVRELRGLGLSPDLIMCRCSTSLENSVKEKISMFCHVEPEQVICVADVSSIYRVPLLLENQGVVGYFCQRLDLPIETRPRKMLTKWKEMSDRSDRLLEQCSIALVGKYTKFTDSYASVIKALEHSALAICHKLDIKYIDSADLEPNTLKEEPVKYHEAWQKLCSADGILVPGGFGVRGTEGKIHAINWARKQKKPFLGVCLGMQLAVCEFARNVLEWEDANSTEFHPESKHPVVIDMPEHNPGQMGGTMRLGKRRTIFKTTNSILRRLYGDAEYVDERHRHRFEVNPELKDHFEEKGFHFVGQDVEGERMEVIELDDHPYFIGVQYHPEFTSRPIKPSPPYFGLLLASAGKLQSYLQKGCCLSPRDTYSDQSGSSTPDSEIVESSISQECVTEGKEIPLNGGSRQGLN